In Mustela lutreola isolate mMusLut2 chromosome 16, mMusLut2.pri, whole genome shotgun sequence, the genomic window AACATCTCACTGACCCACCAGCCATGAGTTAGCCATGACCCTGGACTGGCGTGAGGATAGCCTGATCCTGGCTCCCATCTAGAAAGCCAcaaatgatggggcacctgggtggctcactcagttaagcacctgccttcagctcaggtcatgatcccagggtcctgggatcgagccccatgtcaggctccctgctaggtaaggagtctgtttctctctctgcccccttccctccaTTCATGCTGTGTCTCTTATTTCtctaataaacaataaaatcttaaaaaaaaaaaaagtcactaatgtggtgtacacacacccACTGTCTGATAATCTTTGTCTGAACTGATGGTTTCTTTAAGGCTTGGGAAATGATACTGTTCGCACTCTTCATTCTTTCTACTAAAACCCTTTCTATTGGGAGTTTCTTCTGTAGCTTCCCCTCATCCACCGGGACAATTTGTTGCTTTCAAGCCAAGTAGTAAACAAGACAATAAGGTTATATTTCCTATTTCAAAGATCTGAGGCACTTTtggcaaaataataaatttattacgTACGATCGGCACATAGCTGTTGTGGATATATTATTCTCTTGATGTTtgcagaaaatttcaaaataaaatataatattatacaaCATACAATCACAGGGGTCCTTAAGGATCTCCACACGTTTTTTGAGCTAGCTGACTTTCAGCTGCGAGACCTGGTCCCAGCCGTGAAGCTGAGGGAGGTTAAGTTTGCCACCCAAGGTGGCTGGAATTTTCCCAGCCGTTAAGGATGAGAGTCTACTTGAGATCAGTGGCCTTCTCTAAAGGGTCAGATAAAGCCCCCTGAcagcagaaaggagaggagacagagcAGAGGGGACTGGGGCTGAATCAGAGGGCCTCCGGGTAGAGGACTGCCCTGTAATAGCAGCAGGAAGCTCTGAAGAAAGAACTTCCTTCTAGTAATTTCTAGAACCTCAAGAGGGGTCCTGGCAGAACCCTCCGGGAGTACCCAGGATGCCAGGGAGGTACACGTCCTTGGTTAATGAGAAGTCTTGGCCAATGGTTCCCAGTTCTGGAAGGCACCACTCAGGTTGTTGTGCAAGGACAGCCCCTCCACTAAGACAGCTGGGCCCGGACGACCACACTGGAGTTGGTCACACGGGCTCCATAGTGACCAGCCCAGAACTGTGTGTCCTGGCCCCAGTGTTCGAAAGACACAAAGCGGACACCCATCTTGATGTTGGAGAACACGTGGGTGACCTGTAGGTAGAATAGAGATCAGGCATGTCGTGCCACAGCTGCCTTCTCGAAAGCTGAGCCTGGGGCCTTCTGGCTCAGTGGAATCGCATGGTTCCTCATCCAATTTCCTGTCCCCTGGAGTCTGAGTGGGCGGGTTTTGTTTGTAACCACCAAGTGACTTGAAAACTAAGTCAGAAAAGGCAATGCAGCTTCTGTTGGCTTCTCTGGAACCTTCTTGGTGGAATCCTGAGCCACCAGTAAATGGAGTCTGTCTGCCTTGAGGTGGCCATGCCATGAGGAAATCCAGGCCAACCCTCATAGAGAGACCCCACATGGGAGCTCTGGGATTAAATGAAGCCACCAGCTGCAGGATGTACACGTACAcacgtgcacgcgcacacacacacacacacacacacacacacacacacaccaggcctTCGGCTCCAGCCAGCCATTGTCCGGAAGCAACTACCCAAGAGCCGGGAACCAGAAGCATCCCCAGTGGCGTCGTCCTTACAGAAACCCCAAGAAATAACAGATAACCTCCCCAGGCCAATCACCTCCCCCGGGTCCCTGCCGGAGACTCACCTGAAAGCAGACATTGTTGTTCCACTGTTGGATGGGAACGGGCATAGCGGAGAATTTATCCAGCACAGTCTGGTTGGCATCTAGAAGTTGGACAAGGAGTCGGTACATACAGCCACTGTCGTGTCGGGCTCCCCACctgtgggaggagggaggcctTGAAGGCTGGACGTGCCCACCTCATCTCTTTGggtgtctgcctgcctctcccccagaatGGCCTTCCCATGTATGCAAATCCAGCCCctgctgacattttaaaatacaactttcaggggcacctgggtggctcagtgtgttaagcctctgcctttggctcaggtcatgaacccagggtcctgggatcgagtcctgcatcgggctctctgcttagaaggagcctgctttcccctctctctgcccgcctctctgcctacttgtgatttctctgtgtgtcaaataaataaaatcttaaaaaataaaataaaataaaataaaataaaactttcatagCAGTCATTGAAAAGGAccacaggaggggcacctggccagctcagtcggTGGAACAGgtgactcaatctcaggattttgagtttgagccccgtgtgggatagagagattatttaaaaataaaatctctaaaaaataaaaaaaaatgtgcaattcTGATGTACAAAACTtgaacttttaaacttttaaggAGTTAAAAGTTTAACTCAAGGGTAATGTgctataaaaatacacaaattcaggggcgcctgggtggctcagtaaattaaagcctctgccttcagctcagatcatgatcccagggttctgggattgagccccgaattgggctctctgctcagcagggagcctgcttcctcttctctgcctgcctctctgcctacttgtgatctctgtctgtcaaataaataaataaaatcttcaaaacaaaacaaatacacaaattcaGTTTCTTCCTTCAGAGACAGCACATCATTCTACTTCTTAGAATTAGATGCCTGCTCTACCTCTCCCACACAATTCTGTCCTCATGTAATAGCGACACATTCTTAATTTCTTCTGACTGGTCCAGACTGCCCCTCCAATACTGCGCTCTGCCAACCACATACCAAAATATTCCTAtatgaatagaaattaaaattttttcctgtgATCATAAAGATCTAAGTGTTAACATTTTCCCATTGGGATTGAGTTATTACCCAGTAATGGCTCCCAGACTTGGCTGCAGGTTAGAATCATCTGGAATGTTGAAAAGATATTGTATAGCAAAGAAtttatggtgcctgggtggctcagttggtaaagcgactgccttcggctcaggtcatgttcctgtagtcccgggatcgagtcccacatcgggctccctgctagacagggagtctgcttcccccactgacctctctcctcatgctctctctctctctctcactctctctctcaaatgaataaataaaaactttaaaaaaaaaaaaaaagattgagatattctctatcttaaaaaaaagatttttttttttcgcctTGTCTAGAGGTTATGGAAGGTTCTCTCTGGACCCTGGGAATGTTATGGCTGCTGTTAGTTTCTCTGTTCTCCTGGGGACCTTGCATCATGCTGGATAGCCTACCAACGGGATTCCAGTGAGGGCTGGCCATATCCACCCAGATAGTCTCACGGTGGGGGCTGGCCACTCCAGAAAGACCCCACAATGTGGCTTAGGCTATGTCAGGTGGTATCAACTGACCAGGAGTCTGAAATTAACCAGGTGATGAAGCCCCAGCAGAAACTCTGGGCAATGAAGCTCAGGTGCACTTCCCAGGTCGGCGATATTCCATGTATATTGTCACATGGTTGCTGGGGCAGGATTGCATCCTGACCTCAAGGCAGGCGAACCACAAAAGTTCTGTGCTTCCATGCTGCcctagctcttcttccctgggcTCATTTTTGATCTGTTACGTTTTTCTTGTAATAAACCgtattcatggggcacctgggtggctcatgggttgaagcctctgccttcagcttaggtcatgatctcagggtcctgggatcgagccccacatcaagctctctgctcagcagggagcctgcttcccttcctctctctctgcctgattctctgcctacttgtgatctctgtctgtcaaataagtaaataaaatcttaaaaaaaaaaacccaaaaaacaaaaagcaaaaaaaatacaaatttagttTCTTCCTTCAGAGACGTCACACCATTCTACTTCTTAGaattaagaatttaatttaaaattaagaatttaatttaattagaattaaatcccatattataaaacaaaacaaaactgcattcACATGACAGTCCAGTGAGTTCTAGTCGTCTTTCCAGTGAATTACAGAAGGTGAGGGTGGTTTTTCTGAATTCCCCAAACTTGAAGCTCATGTCAAAGGGAGGATGGTCTTGGGGACTGTGCCCTCTCACTTTGCAGCTCTAAACTTCTCAGATACTGACCCGGCTCTCTCCCGCAGGTGCTCTGATTTAACTGGGATGGGGTGTGACCTGGGCATTGGGAGTTTTAAATGATCCTGTataggggtgccggggtggctcaatgggttaagccactgctttcggctcaggtcatgatctgagtcctgggatggagccccacatcgggctctctgctcagcaaggagcctgcttcctcctctctctctgccggcctctctgcctgcttgtgatctctgtcaagtaaataaaatcttaaaaaaaaatgattctgtaTAATATGCAGCCACATTTGGGAACCACTGATTGTTACGATCAAAGGGCACACCTCTGGCCAAAACAGCACAAATATGTTACAGTAGTTTGATAactgacaaattaaaaacaattttattataaaacacatGGTCTAATGAGACGGATTTGCAGAGGGTGGGTAAGTTAGAGTCTTTAGTTAAGAgaatctggggacacctgggtggctcagttgggtaagcatccaactcctgatttcaggcaGGACATGATCGCAGGGTTGTGGTTATTAAGCCCTACCTCCCGCTCtgcgctcagctgggagtctgcttgggattctctctcccccaccatctgtctctcctccctgcccccagcctctctcaaataaataaatcaatctttaaaaaaaaaaaaaaaaagggaacttgggggcatctgcctggctcagtcagaagaacatgcgactcttaatctcagagtcatgagttgaGGCCCCATGTCGGGCATGGAccctactaaaaaacaaaacaaaagggcgcctgggtggctcagacggttaaagcctttggctcaggtcatgattccagggtccagggatccagccccacatcgggatctctgctcagcagggagcctgcttcctcctctctctgcctgcctctctgcctacttgtgatcttaatctgtcaaataaataaataaaatctttaaaaaaaacaaaaaaccaaagtgtAAGTGAATTTGGTAAGGCTGCAATTTCAAGCAGTTAACTTTGCCTAACTCGCCCGTAGTCTTTACatcggggggtgggggacacacacCATAGTGAGGGGCTTGTTTTTTCTCTAAGACTGGGAACTCTGAGAGAGGGACTGGATAAGGATAAATCATATACATCTCACCAGAGATGTGATGTGTAGCTGGTAATTTTAGGAACAGGGAACACAGCTGCAGAAGATCCGACATTGCCTCCCTTGAAATGATCTGGGTCATGTATCCCATGTAAAGTCTTCCCGTACACATAACTCTCCTTTCAAGACCATCACTTACAGAGCATATGCTCCGCAGAGGAGTCTGAGTCTAATTTCAGGTCTCACCAATTCCTTGCTGTGCCATCAGAGCTAATCTCCTCCCCTTTCTGAACCTCTCCACTGCTGGAAATCTGACACCTTGAAATATACATTCTCAGAGGATGGAggctcagaaaacaaaacaaaaaaacaaaaccctaaaaaaacCAACTGAAGTAGTTCACCCTTATGAAGCGCGGGCTATGTGCTTGACATGTAAAGCTATCTTGTaaagatagggaaactgaggcacactgagacttgcccaaagccacaaaGCTGCAGAACCAGGGACTTGGCAAGTCAGGCTCCAGAATGTCAATTTAGCTAACTACCCTACTCTGCATCCTCCTAAAGCAAGGAGCATGTCATGCCCAGACAAGACTGAGCTGGGCCAAGTCCTCTGTAACAGGATCCAATCAGGCATCTTGCAAACCAGCTCCATTTGGGGGTGAAAAGAGGGGTTCAGTAGTTAAGTCATTCACATCCCTGAGCTTCACCTCTTTATCTGCAAGGGGCTGTTAGAGGCGGCCCCGGTGAAGTCATCCATGCAACGGCCACAGCGTCTGTGGTCAGTGCTGAGCAAAGGGCTGTTTCTGTCATCATACTCACCAATCAGAGACACAAATCTCAATCTTGCCACTATCTAGCAGCTCTGGCCACAAACCCTCCTCCTCCAGGTCCAACACCTGCTTTTTGCGACACCAGCTAGGAAGGAGGGAGTAAGGTCAATGAGAACAGGCAGGTCTTCCTCACAACGGGCCTGGCCCTTGCGGGGTAGGGGCATTCACCTGAAGGAAGACACGAAGCAGGTCTGCGAGGGGGCGCCGGGCACCGTAGACCTGTTGACCTCCACCACCCAGCCGTCCCCACCGTGCTGCACCATCCATTTCCGGAGGCCTTCTGTTAAATACAAGAGGCTTGCGCCCAAGTTCCTCGCCGGCCCACCCGCCGGCGGCCACCTCCCACCTACTCCGACGAAGCCCCGCCCctgtccccgcccctcccccgccggccaGACCCCCAGCCCCGCGCTTCCCCACCCTGGCCGCAGGGGTTGCGGATGAGGTTGCGTCCGATCGGGCGGCGCTCGCAGAAGCGGCCCAGGAGGCAGGGCCTGCCGTCGCGGGTAGGGGGCAGGCAGCTGCGGGCGAGCGGCAGCAGGGAGCCGTGGTCCCGGGCGAGGATGAGCAGCCACAGGGCCTGGCCGTCCACCAGGGCGCGCCAGCCCCGGCACACTCGGCGGCAGCACCCCAGCAGCGTGCGCGGAGGCACGTGGCTCAGCACCACCAGGAGCAGCTCCGGTGGCAGTTGGCTCAGGTCCAGCGCCTCCTCGGGTTCGGGCTCCGGCGCGGGGACCCGGGCGGGCCGGCCCCGGGAGGCCGAGGCGCCCATGGTCCCCCGCCCAGCCCGCGCCAGGCCCGGCGGTGACTGCGGGAGAGTAAGGTCAAGGAGGCAAGGGCCCGCAGCCTCCGCGGCGCGCGCGCAGctgccgccggccccgccccggccccgccacGCCCCGGCTCCGGCCCCGGGGCCCAAATCCCCAGCCTCCCAACCGGTCCTTCCCAGCAGTGGATCCAGCCAGCCGGGTGCGCCCGGTGCTGCGCGCTCCCGCCGGGGCGGCCCGGCCCCGCAGTCCTACCTTGGCTCAGAGCCAGGGCTCCTCGCCCGCAGACGCTCTCCTGTCCCCCGGcgtcctcctcccctcctccatccTTTTACGTGCCAGCCCCTCCCATTTTAACAGCCCGcattcccacccctcaccccatccTCTGGTCCGCGAGTGTCCGCGCTCTCATCCCTCGGATCGCCCAGcggccacccccccaccccccgccccggccccagcCAGCCGTCCTGCCCCTTCCGTGTACTCGCCAGAAGTCCCGGGAGAGGGGGGAGGACTATCAAACCGCGCCTGACCGCGCAGaccggggaggggcggggccgccgGGATCCGGGGTCGGTCTACACCCGCCCGCGAGACGCCTGGCGAGGAACGACTGCCGTTATTTTGGTCAGGCATCTGGGCGGGAGGCCTCGTATCGCTTCGACTGCAGTTATTTTGGTCAGGTATCCGGGCGGGAGGCCTCAGACCCGTCCAGTCCTTCAAAAAATCCCCATCACCTTTATGATGGGGCAACATTAACCCCATTTCACAGGAGAAAACAGTTGGGGTAGGCGCCAAATGCGTATCTGCTTGACTCCAAAAACAAGTGCTCTAACCAGAAATAACACTGATCTCTGTTTACAGAGCTTCTTCCTACCGGTGAGGATGGCAACCCATTGAGGCGGGTACCGCTATGTGCCcccttcacagatgagaaaacggaggccagcagcggccaagtgactgcccagggtcacacagctagtaggtgacagagctgggatttgaacccagcctGGCTGCCTCTCTACTAACTGTATCCAGTGAAAACAAAATGTAAGCCACACATGTAATTATAAATATCAGCAAATAAAACCAGACGTGGATCCATGTCGGTGCGGAACTTAGATGATGAACAGAAGACATAATAAGCAAATTACAGCGTGttggggaaattaaaaataaaaatctgccaGCCCCAGGAAAACCTCTCCATAAACAGGAAAGAAGGGAGCAGTTTTATTATTAAAGCGTTAAACCAGAGGACAATGGGTATGGGCCTGATGAACAGGAGACATGACATGTAAATTACATAGTGTTAGAAGGTAATTAAGCTGTGGAAGAAGAGTCTAAGAGACTAAGAAGGGGAATAGGCACAAGCAGTCTGGATGGGAGACCTTAATTCTGAAAGAGTGACTGTTAACAGTGGCCTATTTCTTTTCAACACATAGGTTTTCAATATACTCTGGACGTTTTCAAACCTGTCCAAAAGTGGAACGGTGTAAGGAGTAGCCAGCTCCGGGATTACCTCCTGGCCAGTCGGTTTTCATCCCCGCTCCTACCCACTTGCTCCCCGCAGAAAACAGCAAATCTTAGACATTACACCCTTCCCTCTataatgaaaattactttttcaCATAATAGGTCAGCTGTAGAAATCTTTTTGATAATGAGGTTATGAAAATTCGTTATGACCCGAGTATATGAgttcaaaaaagttttttaaacctattttttcattaattaattaacttgatagagatcacaaggaggcagagagagcaggctccccgccaagcagagatcccgatgcggggcttgagcccaggaccctgagatcatgacctgagccaaaggcagaggtttaacccactgagccacccaggcgccccccaaaaagttttttttttaaggttaaaaaatagcttaagaaCTTAAAGTAGGAGAAGAAGGCAACACTGACAAGTCAGATTGCTTCCCATTTCTCAATTCTTCTCAGAGGCAATCTCTGTGAACTCTTGGAATGAGGGCTCAAGCTGtacctgagaaaaagaaaaacagatggggtgcctggctggctgggttGCTGAAGCACAAGACTCTTGACCTCgggtttgtgagtttgagtcccgccttgcgtgtagagattacttaaaaataaaatcttaaaaaaacaaggggggggcggctgggtggctcagttgattaagcatctattTGCCTTAGggttgggtcttgatcccagggtcctgtgatcttGATCATGATTGTGACCGAGCCCCtgaggggagtctgcctctctctccgcccctccctcctgctctgctctctctgtctctctctctctcaatcaaataaataaatagaatcattaaaacaaacaaatataaacgGGTTCAAGAAGTGCCTGTTCACTGATGAACAGAATAATGGCTCCAAGGAGTGGGGTGGTGAACCCAGCCCCCCAGGGTCCCTTTGGAAAAGTTATGGGGGCATTTTGCTGCCACGAGAATGGGGTGAGCCAGCACAAGACAATGCCACTCAGCAGAGAACTGTCCTGGATTCCTTCCTTCTCATAATTGGTGTCCTGTGAATTCTGATGTAGGAGGAGGAAAGCCTGTTGATCTGAGCCTGGAACACAGTTCCATTCTGCATATCAATGTAAACTGGGTTAACACGGAATTGTCCAGGGGATGCCAATACTGGGTCAGTCTGAGGACTGCGCTTGGCTTGGTGGGAACTTGACTGGTTATTCTCTGATTCACAAAACCAGAAAATCTCTTCATGTATTGCAGGGCCAGCTGTGGGTTTGATGGGGTGCCCCAGGGACCCCACAGGAAGAGAGGAATAGCCTGGGGCTACATCAAACTCCccagggagattaaaaaaaaatgcagatactGAATCATCAGGTCCGTTGGTATAACAAGTTCTCAGGGGATTTTGAAAATTAAGTCTCTCCTTTTAATCTCACCTTTATGTGATAGTTAGGGttattttatgaacattttaagaATTATCTGTGGAGGTAGGTTTCATTAGCTAAGTATTTCATTTCAAAAGCATAAAGGCGGCATGAGAAATTATTTGCCATAAATCAGGGAGTtggcagggcgcctggatggcacagtgggttaagcctctgccttcggctcccgtcatgatctcaggatcctgggctcactgctcagtggggagcctgcttccccctctctccctgcctgctgctctacctacttgtgatctctctctctgtcgaataaataaataaaatcttttaaaaaaagaaaaaagaaaagcaactcacttttaaaaaaatcagtgagttgGCTCTGATGGAGATAGGGTGGGAAGGggtcccctgtgtgtgtgtggaggggggatACTGGTGCTTCTCTCCACTGGAGGTGTGTTTGGGAGGCTGCGGGGGACAACTGCCCAGCCAGTTTACAGAGGTAGAAACTCTGGAACATTGAGGTCTTGGGAGGTAGGCTGTGCGATTAATTCCAAGGGCATCTGAAGGTCACCAGCTTGGTTTCCATGCCCCCGCCTCTTCC contains:
- the FBXO27 gene encoding F-box only protein 27 isoform X2, which codes for MGASASRGRPARVPAPEPEPEEALDLSQLPPELLLVVLSHVPPRTLLGCCRRVCRGWRALVDGQALWLLILARDHGSLLPLARSCLPPTRDGRPCLLGRFCERRPIGRNLIRNPCGQEGLRKWMVQHGGDGWVVEVNRSTVPGAPSQTCFVSSFSWCRKKQVLDLEEEGLWPELLDSGKIEICVSDWWGARHDSGCMYRLLVQLLDANQTVLDKFSAMPVPIQQWNNNVCFQVTHVFSNIKMGVRFVSFEHWGQDTQFWAGHYGARVTNSSVVVRAQLS
- the FBXO27 gene encoding F-box only protein 27 isoform X1; translated protein: MGASASRGRPARVPAPEPEPEEALDLSQLPPELLLVVLSHVPPRTLLGCCRRVCRGWRALVDGQALWLLILARDHGSLLPLARSCLPPTRDGRPCLLGRFCERRPIGRNLIRNPCGQEGLRKWMVQHGGDGWVVEVNRSTVPGAPSQTCFVSSFSWCRKKQVLDLEEEGLWPELLDSGKIEICVSDWWGARHDSGCMYRLLVQLLDANQTVLDKFSAMPVPIQQWNNNVCFQFSSHLVVTNKTRPLRLQGTGNWMRNHAIPLSQKAPGSAFEKAAVARHA
- the FBXO27 gene encoding F-box only protein 27 isoform X3, with translation MGASASRGRPARVPAPEPEPEEALDLSQLPPELLLVVLSHVPPRTLLGCCRRVCRGWRALVDGQALWLLILARDHGSLLPLARSCLPPTRDGRPCLLGRFCERRPIGRNLIRNPCGQEGLRKWMVQHGGDGWVVEVNRSTVPGAPSQTCFVSSFSWCRKKQVLDLEEEGLWPELLDSGKIEICVSDWWGARHDSGCMYRLLVQLLDANQTVLDKFSAMPVPIQQWNNNVCFQTLRSRNIM